The Banduia mediterranea genome has a segment encoding these proteins:
- a CDS encoding PA4780 family RIO1-like protein kinase gives MKIPKGLQPLVEEGLIDEVVRQLQSGKEAAVFVVRSGGRTCCAKVYKDAEHRGFHRLAEYQEGRKARGSRDARAKGRRGRHGRSVQEAEWKNAEVDALYRLAAAGVRVPEPMGVFGGVLLMELVTADDGLPAPRLNEVEMSREQALQWHAFMIEQIVRMLCAGLIHGDLSEYNVLVDGNGPVVIDLPQAVDAASNNNAFSMLLRDVNNMRSTFGRAAPELLKTHYAHEMWALFQASELRPDSVLTGEFEFDDREVDLDGVLDEIEDARLEAEARQRGREEADED, from the coding sequence ATGAAAATTCCCAAGGGCCTGCAACCGCTGGTTGAAGAAGGGCTGATCGACGAGGTCGTGCGCCAGCTTCAAAGCGGCAAGGAAGCCGCCGTGTTCGTGGTGCGCAGCGGCGGCCGGACCTGCTGCGCCAAGGTTTACAAGGACGCGGAACATCGCGGATTCCACCGGCTCGCCGAATACCAGGAAGGACGCAAGGCCCGTGGCAGCCGTGACGCCCGTGCCAAGGGGCGACGCGGCAGGCATGGCCGCTCGGTGCAGGAAGCCGAATGGAAGAACGCCGAGGTGGACGCCTTGTACCGGCTCGCCGCCGCCGGTGTGCGCGTGCCCGAGCCGATGGGCGTGTTCGGCGGTGTGCTGCTGATGGAGCTGGTGACCGCAGACGACGGCCTGCCGGCGCCGCGCCTCAATGAAGTGGAAATGAGCCGGGAACAGGCGCTGCAGTGGCATGCCTTCATGATCGAGCAGATCGTGCGCATGCTCTGCGCCGGCCTGATCCACGGCGATCTGTCCGAATACAACGTGCTGGTCGACGGCAATGGGCCGGTCGTGATCGACCTGCCGCAGGCCGTGGATGCGGCGAGCAACAACAATGCGTTCAGCATGCTGCTGCGCGACGTCAACAACATGCGCTCCACCTTCGGACGCGCCGCGCCCGAGCTGCTCAAGACGCACTACGCGCACGAGATGTGGGCGCTGTTCCAGGCCAGCGAACTGCGGCCGGATTCGGTGCTGACGGGCGAGTTCGAATTCGACGACCGCGAGGTGGACCTCGACGGCGTGCTTGACGAGATCGAGGATGCGCGTCTCGAAGCCGAAGCGCGCCAGCGCGGGCGCGAAGAGGCCGACGAGGACTGA
- a CDS encoding N-formylglutamate amidohydrolase: MSVLDAATPTPLSTALAPLLAAGEPPAFSVLRAEGGSAFVLVCDHASARIPGSLGLLGLSEGERASHIAWDIGAAAVAQALSERLDASLILQNYSRLVVDCNRPPHSPEFIATQSEWGRVSGNLHLSAEQAAARRLQIFNPYHAAITTLLDQRMLARKPTILIAVHSFTPVYRGDSRPWHIGLMYRQDRHGLAAEMLKRLGRDERLTVGDNEPYAIDDDLDHTLPLHGEMRGIAHVGIEIRQDLIADQAGQKNWAGRLASLLKQLPAGLAAA, encoded by the coding sequence ATGAGTGTTCTCGACGCTGCGACGCCGACACCGCTGTCCACTGCGCTTGCGCCGCTGCTTGCGGCTGGTGAACCGCCCGCCTTCAGCGTGCTGCGCGCCGAGGGCGGGTCCGCATTCGTGCTGGTCTGCGACCATGCCAGCGCGCGCATTCCCGGTTCGCTGGGTTTGCTCGGCCTGAGCGAAGGCGAGCGCGCCAGTCATATCGCCTGGGACATCGGCGCCGCGGCGGTCGCGCAGGCCCTGTCCGAGCGGCTCGATGCGAGCCTGATCCTGCAAAACTATTCACGCCTGGTGGTGGACTGCAATCGGCCGCCGCACAGCCCAGAATTCATCGCCACTCAGAGCGAGTGGGGGCGGGTGAGCGGCAATCTGCACCTGAGCGCGGAACAGGCGGCAGCCCGTCGGTTGCAGATATTCAATCCGTATCACGCGGCGATCACGACGCTCCTGGATCAGCGCATGCTTGCACGCAAGCCCACGATCCTGATCGCCGTACACAGCTTCACGCCGGTCTATCGCGGCGACTCCCGGCCCTGGCATATCGGGCTGATGTATCGCCAGGACCGCCATGGACTGGCCGCCGAGATGCTCAAGCGCCTGGGGCGCGATGAACGTCTCACCGTAGGCGACAACGAGCCGTATGCGATTGATGATGATCTGGATCACACGCTGCCGTTGCATGGTGAAATGCGCGGTATCGCGCACGTCGGTATCGAAATCCGCCAGGACCTGATCGCAGACCAGGCCGGACAGAAGAACTGGGCCGGACGACTGGCCAGCCTGCTCAAGCAACTTCCTGCGGGACTCGCGGCGGCCTGA
- a CDS encoding transglutaminase-like domain-containing protein has product MQIRVGYELIYDFPKPTPLILTLNVHYSRASDLMQPDHLITTPSVPVTAYRDSFGNWCSRLVAPQGRLRMTADAVVRDSGLPEIVVPNAWQYEVQDLPAETLVYLLGSRYCETDRLSQIAWGLFGNAPLGWARVQAICDFVHTHIRFGYEHANATKSALQAYHDGTGVCRDYAHLAIAFCRCMNIPARYCTGYLGDIGMPPPYGPMDFAGWFEAYLDGNWYTFDARNNQPRIGRVLIARGRDAADVAISTAFGENILESFKVWTDQVG; this is encoded by the coding sequence ATGCAGATTCGCGTCGGTTACGAACTGATCTACGACTTCCCCAAGCCCACGCCGCTGATCCTCACGCTCAACGTGCACTACAGTCGAGCGTCGGACCTGATGCAGCCGGATCACCTGATCACCACGCCCTCGGTGCCGGTCACGGCCTACCGCGACAGTTTCGGCAACTGGTGCTCGCGTCTGGTTGCGCCGCAAGGCCGCCTGCGCATGACGGCCGACGCCGTGGTGCGGGATTCCGGGCTGCCGGAAATCGTTGTGCCCAACGCCTGGCAGTATGAAGTCCAGGACCTGCCGGCCGAGACCCTGGTGTATCTGCTGGGCAGCCGCTACTGCGAAACCGACCGGCTCTCCCAGATTGCCTGGGGACTGTTCGGCAACGCGCCGCTGGGCTGGGCGCGCGTACAGGCGATCTGCGACTTCGTGCACACGCACATCCGCTTCGGGTATGAGCACGCCAACGCCACCAAGTCCGCCCTGCAGGCATATCACGATGGCACCGGCGTCTGCCGCGACTACGCGCATCTGGCGATCGCCTTCTGTCGCTGCATGAACATTCCGGCGCGTTACTGCACCGGCTATCTCGGCGACATCGGCATGCCGCCGCCGTACGGGCCGATGGACTTCGCCGGCTGGTTCGAGGCCTATCTGGACGGCAACTGGTACACCTTCGATGCGCGCAACAATCAGCCGCGCATTGGCCGCGTGCTGATCGCGCGCGGCCGTGATGCGGCGGACGTGGCGATCAGCACGGCCTTCGGCGAAAACATTCTCGAAAGCTTCAAGGTATGGACCGATCAGGTGGGGTAG
- a CDS encoding S1/P1 nuclease has protein sequence MHRYPIRPIEALGHLCLALSAFFAAPAQAWGPVGHRVVAELAYGQLNPAARQQVDALLTQEPGATLGSIASWADETRSQETYAWHYVNFPRGQCEYLPERDCPGGQCVVAQIDRQLAVLASDAEPQARLIALKYVVHFIGDIHQPLHGSFGDDRGGNTYQLQADGQGSNLHAWWDSGMIHRHGLDAAQLVDELREEGPIRHDQQAGPRDWAVEDCRIISSPGFYPEHKLEAGRYQRNWWPTLDIRLRTGGARLAAALNQTLAD, from the coding sequence ATGCACCGATATCCGATTCGCCCGATCGAGGCCCTGGGGCACCTGTGTCTGGCCTTGAGCGCGTTCTTCGCCGCGCCTGCCCAGGCCTGGGGGCCGGTCGGCCATCGCGTGGTTGCGGAACTGGCGTATGGGCAGCTGAACCCCGCCGCCCGTCAGCAAGTGGACGCCCTGCTGACGCAGGAGCCCGGCGCCACGCTCGGTTCGATCGCGAGCTGGGCGGACGAGACGCGCAGCCAGGAGACCTACGCCTGGCACTACGTCAATTTTCCGCGCGGGCAATGCGAGTACCTGCCGGAACGCGACTGCCCGGGCGGACAATGCGTGGTCGCACAGATCGACCGCCAGCTGGCCGTGCTCGCCTCGGATGCGGAACCGCAAGCGCGTCTCATCGCGCTGAAGTACGTCGTGCATTTCATCGGTGACATCCACCAGCCCCTGCACGGTTCCTTCGGCGACGACCGTGGAGGCAATACCTATCAGCTCCAGGCGGACGGGCAGGGCAGTAATCTCCACGCCTGGTGGGACTCCGGCATGATCCACCGGCACGGTCTGGACGCCGCACAGCTCGTCGACGAACTGCGCGAAGAAGGTCCGATCCGACATGACCAACAGGCCGGCCCACGCGATTGGGCGGTGGAGGACTGCCGCATCATTTCCAGCCCCGGCTTCTATCCGGAGCACAAGCTGGAGGCGGGCCGCTATCAGCGCAACTGGTGGCCCACGCTGGATATTCGACTGCGTACCGGCGGCGCGCGTCTGGCGGCCGCCTTGAATCAGACACTCGCGGACTGA
- a CDS encoding efflux RND transporter permease subunit, which yields MSPIRGLSRHPVSVLLAFLIVAAGLTAFVGRFEVNASADTLISEGNRLYIENRVVQQRFSPEEFMFVAYEPRQRSIFDPASLDDLRSMSAAIEKLERVKSVRSLVNVPLIPADASIGLDGGFNPDDWTMQNRSFSPQRLKQILSGHPIYEGLLVNRKQTATALQVLFKSNARLGELNRQITQIQAKRLDGKLGDDDEAALEDLKQQAAPIEKELRLQRADEVDAIRGIVAEYEDDANIYLGGVQVLGVDLIRMVRKDLKVFGVAVVAMIGIVLMLIFRRFLWVALPLACCAVSVLMTVGLFGLLGLKATVISANFMALQLVLTLAIVVHLIVQYRDEQAKDEAADVRSLVERTLREKIGPCLYAGLTTSVGFASLILCDIAPVRAFGLMMIVAMGVSILTSLILFPTAMLLLGRRDRAQSDRWTQGVTGALSGLALRRSGLMIVAGLALLGASIAGALLLDVENSFINYFKDSTRIHKELAFVDREMGGSTPLDVIYHLPDGGPNSGNLVLRAESVQMAQRIQAVLEQQPAMGTVLSIVNFTELARGLNGNRPLTETELTAVYWTLDDSLRKDLVGSYFSEDSGELRLSARIQDTTEGLDRGELLDTLHRQIEALGLDRDDYQLTSLLVLYEDLLERLFTSQELTLGVVFVVLGLAFWVIFGSLRVALIALVPNILSSLVVLGIMGWLRIPLDFMTITIASVAMGIAVDDTIHYVHRVRQEQKSGADMAEAIRRSHRSVGAALIYTTLILVLGFALLAFSDFVPTILFGLLSGTAMLVALIADLLLLPALLLRLGGKQPATST from the coding sequence ATGAGTCCGATCCGCGGCCTGAGCCGCCACCCGGTATCGGTGCTGTTGGCTTTCCTGATCGTGGCGGCGGGCCTCACGGCGTTCGTGGGCCGCTTCGAGGTCAACGCATCGGCCGACACGCTGATCTCCGAAGGCAACCGCCTGTACATCGAGAATCGCGTCGTGCAGCAGCGCTTCTCGCCCGAGGAGTTCATGTTCGTGGCCTACGAGCCGCGCCAGCGCAGCATCTTCGACCCGGCGTCGCTGGACGATCTGCGCAGCATGTCCGCCGCCATCGAGAAGCTGGAGCGGGTCAAGTCGGTGCGTTCGCTGGTCAATGTGCCATTGATCCCGGCCGATGCCTCGATCGGGCTGGACGGCGGCTTCAATCCTGACGACTGGACAATGCAGAACCGCAGCTTCAGCCCGCAGCGGCTCAAGCAGATTCTCAGCGGCCATCCGATCTACGAAGGCCTGCTGGTCAACAGGAAACAGACCGCCACGGCCTTGCAGGTGCTGTTCAAAAGCAACGCCAGGCTCGGTGAGCTGAATCGCCAGATCACGCAAATCCAGGCCAAGCGGCTCGACGGCAAACTCGGCGACGACGATGAAGCCGCGCTCGAAGACCTGAAGCAGCAGGCCGCGCCGATCGAAAAGGAACTGCGCCTGCAACGCGCTGACGAGGTCGATGCGATTCGCGGCATCGTGGCCGAGTACGAGGACGACGCCAACATCTACCTCGGCGGTGTCCAGGTGCTCGGTGTGGACCTGATTCGCATGGTGCGCAAGGACCTCAAGGTCTTCGGTGTCGCCGTGGTGGCGATGATCGGCATCGTGCTGATGTTGATCTTCCGCCGTTTCCTGTGGGTGGCGCTGCCGCTGGCCTGTTGTGCCGTCAGCGTGCTGATGACGGTGGGTTTGTTCGGCCTGCTGGGCCTCAAGGCTACGGTGATTTCGGCCAACTTCATGGCTTTGCAATTGGTGCTGACGCTGGCGATCGTCGTGCATCTGATCGTCCAGTACCGCGATGAGCAGGCCAAGGACGAAGCCGCCGATGTGCGCAGCCTGGTGGAACGCACCCTGCGCGAGAAGATCGGCCCCTGTCTGTACGCCGGGCTCACCACCTCGGTGGGTTTCGCCTCGCTGATTCTGTGCGACATCGCGCCGGTACGCGCCTTCGGCCTGATGATGATCGTGGCGATGGGCGTGTCCATTCTCACCAGCCTGATCCTGTTCCCCACGGCGATGCTGCTGCTGGGCCGGCGCGACCGCGCGCAAAGCGACCGCTGGACCCAGGGCGTGACCGGCGCTCTGTCGGGACTTGCCTTGCGGCGCAGTGGTCTGATGATCGTGGCCGGCCTTGCGCTGCTCGGCGCCAGCATTGCCGGCGCCTTGCTGCTGGACGTGGAAAACAGCTTCATCAACTACTTCAAGGATTCCACGCGAATCCACAAGGAACTGGCCTTCGTCGATCGCGAGATGGGCGGCTCCACGCCACTGGACGTGATCTACCACCTGCCGGATGGCGGCCCGAACAGCGGAAACCTAGTGTTGCGCGCCGAATCCGTGCAGATGGCGCAGCGGATCCAGGCCGTGCTGGAACAGCAGCCGGCCATGGGCACGGTGCTGTCGATCGTCAACTTCACCGAGCTGGCGCGCGGGCTCAACGGCAATCGCCCGCTGACCGAAACCGAACTCACGGCCGTGTACTGGACCTTGGATGATTCCCTGCGCAAGGACCTCGTCGGCAGCTACTTCTCGGAAGACAGTGGCGAACTGCGTCTGTCCGCGCGAATCCAGGACACCACCGAAGGTCTGGACCGCGGCGAACTGCTCGATACCCTGCATCGTCAGATCGAGGCACTCGGCCTCGACCGTGATGACTACCAACTCACCAGTTTGCTGGTGCTGTACGAAGATCTGCTGGAGCGACTGTTTACCTCGCAGGAACTGACGCTGGGCGTGGTCTTCGTGGTGCTGGGCCTCGCGTTCTGGGTGATCTTCGGCTCTCTGCGCGTGGCCCTGATCGCGCTGGTGCCGAACATCCTGTCGTCGCTGGTGGTGCTGGGTATCATGGGCTGGCTGCGCATTCCGCTGGACTTCATGACCATCACCATCGCCTCGGTCGCCATGGGCATCGCCGTGGACGATACGATCCACTATGTGCATCGTGTGCGCCAGGAACAAAAAAGCGGTGCCGACATGGCTGAAGCGATCCGCCGCAGTCATCGCAGCGTGGGTGCCGCATTGATCTACACCACGCTGATTCTGGTGCTGGGTTTCGCCCTGCTGGCGTTCTCGGACTTCGTGCCGACCATATTGTTCGGGCTGTTGTCCGGTACCGCGATGCTGGTGGCGCTGATCGCCGATCTGCTGCTGCTGCCAGCCTTGCTGCTGCGCCTTGGTGGCAAACAGCCGGCGACGAGCACCTGA
- a CDS encoding MlaA family lipoprotein yields MTKLKTLARCSVGTDRPWRARGRLAALLLAALLSACASTPTPERDSDSPTAASSPVQATQPQPRTLPGGIEPTVIADPQPGENGEVDPDVVGFPEPKDPLIRINRAIFAFNDVTYRYALIPLAKGYQKALPKPVRTGIGNVFHNIKMPIHAVNHLVQAKPKAAGRDVLRFVVNSTVGLLGIFDPADSWLGMKRETTGFADTLSRYGSGYGTYIVLPFFGPSDLRSGAGVVADYFLNPIPYLVDQPESTVITGFDGFQSFAPSAESYTTLREKAEDPYIFFRNLHLEGLQRDDIYGKKGESQE; encoded by the coding sequence GTGACGAAGCTCAAGACGCTGGCCCGGTGTTCAGTCGGCACGGACCGCCCCTGGCGGGCGCGAGGACGCTTGGCGGCGCTGTTGCTGGCGGCCTTGCTGAGCGCCTGTGCGTCCACGCCCACCCCGGAGCGCGATTCCGACAGCCCGACCGCCGCATCATCGCCGGTACAAGCCACGCAGCCTCAGCCGCGGACGTTGCCCGGCGGCATCGAGCCCACCGTCATCGCAGACCCGCAGCCTGGCGAGAACGGCGAGGTCGATCCGGACGTCGTCGGCTTCCCCGAGCCCAAGGACCCGCTGATCCGCATCAACCGCGCGATCTTCGCGTTCAACGACGTGACCTATCGCTACGCCCTGATCCCGCTGGCCAAGGGCTATCAGAAGGCCTTGCCCAAGCCGGTGCGCACGGGCATCGGCAATGTCTTCCACAACATCAAGATGCCGATCCATGCGGTCAATCATCTGGTGCAGGCCAAGCCCAAGGCGGCGGGGCGCGATGTCCTGCGTTTCGTGGTCAACAGCACCGTGGGTCTGCTCGGCATTTTCGATCCGGCCGATAGCTGGCTCGGCATGAAGCGCGAAACCACGGGCTTTGCCGATACCCTGTCGCGTTACGGCAGCGGCTACGGTACCTATATCGTGCTGCCGTTCTTCGGGCCATCCGATCTGCGCAGTGGCGCCGGCGTGGTGGCCGACTATTTCCTCAATCCGATCCCGTACCTGGTGGACCAGCCCGAATCCACGGTGATTACCGGTTTCGACGGGTTCCAGTCGTTCGCACCCTCGGCCGAGAGCTACACCACGCTGCGTGAAAAGGCCGAAGACCCTTACATCTTCTTCCGCAACCTGCACCTCGAAGGCTTGCAGCGCGACGACATCTACGGCAAGAAGGGGGAAAGCCAGGAATGA
- the astB gene encoding N-succinylarginine dihydrolase, producing MPDALVESAAVPAVEANFDGLVGPTHNYAGLAFGNVASARNADQASNPREAALQGLDKMQALAKLGLAQGVLPPQERPNLSALRALGYVGKEARVLEKVWHEAPGLLAAVSSASSMWTANAATVSPSADTADRKVHFTPANLCSNLHRSFEPETTSRVLRAVFEDATHFIHHAPLQSTPALGDEGAANHTRLCAEYGEAGLELFVYGQGSESEPAPENYPARQTRAACEAIARLHELDPARSLHLLQNPAVIDQGVFHNDVIAVGNREVLLYHQDAFHDVDALKRWLRTSWRGARAPVLIEVPREHVSVEDAIGSYLFNSQLVCTPDGRMHLVVAQECRENLKVWAEIERIVEAPDNPIVDALVFDLRQSMRNGGGPACLRLRVVLNEPERAAVNPMCWIDAAKLEALRDWVRTHYRDRLVLADLADPNLLDESRTALDLLTQILGLGSIYPFQR from the coding sequence ATGCCAGACGCCCTTGTTGAATCTGCCGCCGTTCCCGCCGTGGAAGCCAATTTCGACGGCCTGGTCGGCCCCACACACAACTATGCGGGCCTGGCCTTCGGCAACGTGGCCTCGGCGCGCAATGCCGATCAGGCCTCCAACCCCCGTGAAGCGGCCCTGCAAGGGCTGGACAAGATGCAGGCACTGGCGAAGCTCGGCCTGGCGCAGGGCGTGCTGCCGCCGCAGGAGCGCCCCAACCTGAGTGCATTGCGCGCACTGGGCTACGTCGGCAAGGAAGCGCGAGTGCTGGAAAAGGTGTGGCACGAGGCACCCGGCCTGCTCGCGGCCGTCAGCTCCGCGTCCAGCATGTGGACGGCCAATGCCGCCACGGTCTCGCCGAGCGCCGACACGGCGGACCGCAAAGTGCATTTCACGCCAGCCAACCTGTGCAGCAACCTGCACCGTTCGTTCGAGCCCGAAACCACCTCGCGCGTACTGCGCGCGGTGTTCGAGGACGCGACGCACTTCATTCATCACGCACCGCTGCAATCCACCCCGGCGCTCGGCGACGAAGGCGCCGCCAATCACACGCGCCTGTGCGCGGAGTACGGCGAGGCCGGTCTGGAGCTGTTCGTCTACGGCCAGGGCAGCGAATCCGAACCGGCGCCGGAGAACTATCCGGCCCGGCAGACGCGTGCCGCCTGCGAGGCGATTGCGCGCCTGCACGAACTCGATCCCGCACGCAGCCTGCACCTGTTGCAGAACCCGGCGGTGATCGATCAGGGCGTGTTCCACAACGACGTGATCGCCGTCGGCAATCGCGAAGTGCTGCTCTATCACCAGGATGCGTTTCACGATGTGGACGCACTGAAGCGCTGGCTGCGGACCAGTTGGCGTGGCGCGCGTGCACCGGTGCTGATCGAAGTGCCGCGCGAACACGTGTCGGTGGAGGACGCGATCGGTTCCTACCTGTTCAACAGCCAGCTGGTATGCACCCCGGACGGGCGCATGCATCTGGTGGTGGCGCAGGAATGCCGCGAGAACCTCAAAGTCTGGGCCGAGATCGAACGCATCGTCGAGGCACCGGACAATCCGATCGTCGATGCCCTGGTGTTCGATCTGCGCCAATCGATGCGCAACGGCGGCGGCCCGGCCTGCCTGCGGCTACGCGTGGTGCTCAACGAGCCCGAACGCGCCGCCGTCAATCCGATGTGCTGGATCGACGCGGCCAAGCTCGAGGCGCTACGTGACTGGGTGCGGACACATTATCGCGACCGCCTGGTGCTGGCCGACCTCGCCGACCCCAATCTGCTTGACGAATCGCGCACCGCGCTGGACCTGCTGACGCAGATCCTGGGCCTGGGCAGCATCTATCCGTTCCAGCGCTGA
- a CDS encoding efflux transporter outer membrane subunit → MKIGLPNPRPCAPRLCRSRPHRSELDQGRALRSERVWRAAFIRGLLGSGTLVLGACVSMAPSYEAPPLPVQPRYAESVAVAVAEGASTTASGIVWSQFFADPALRALIAQALRNSRDLRLAVLRVEEARALYGIQRSELYPVLGVGVSGTRARTPADLSYTGQPQVASQYRAGLQVPVWELDFWGRVRNLRDAALGEYLATEAARRAATLSLIAQVADGYLSLRELDERLAIAQQTIDSREESLRIFRRRYEVGASSKLDLAQVETLLTQAQALGAQLEQTRALQRHALMLLVGGPLTELPAGTGVGDENLMRSRLDPGLPSDLLLQRPDIVAAEQRLRAANANIGAARAAFFPSISLTGSYGSASAELEGLFESDSEAWSFSPSISLPIFDAGRRRSALALAEVRRDLSVANYEKTIQSAFRDVSDALSSRRWLAQQAAYLEAAVAAQSERARLAQKRYDFGAAPYFEVLDAQRELLSAQQQLVQLRRAVLSSRVRLYAALGGGQDAAASLVP, encoded by the coding sequence ATGAAAATCGGTTTGCCCAACCCGCGCCCATGCGCACCTCGCCTTTGTCGATCTCGTCCGCACCGGTCTGAACTCGATCAGGGCCGAGCGCTCCGCTCCGAGCGGGTTTGGCGTGCGGCATTCATTCGTGGACTGCTCGGTAGCGGCACACTGGTTCTCGGCGCCTGCGTGTCGATGGCGCCGTCGTACGAGGCCCCGCCGCTGCCGGTGCAACCGCGCTACGCCGAGTCCGTGGCTGTCGCCGTCGCCGAGGGTGCATCCACAACGGCGTCCGGGATCGTCTGGTCTCAATTCTTCGCCGACCCGGCGCTGCGCGCCCTGATCGCCCAGGCGCTGCGCAACAGCCGCGATCTACGCCTCGCGGTGTTGCGCGTCGAAGAGGCGAGGGCGCTCTATGGGATCCAGCGTTCAGAGCTGTATCCGGTGCTCGGAGTGGGTGTTTCCGGTACGCGTGCGCGCACTCCCGCCGACCTCAGTTATACCGGTCAGCCCCAGGTCGCCAGCCAGTACCGGGCGGGCCTGCAGGTGCCGGTCTGGGAACTCGATTTCTGGGGACGGGTGCGCAACCTGCGCGATGCCGCGCTCGGCGAATACCTGGCCACGGAAGCTGCACGCCGCGCCGCAACGCTGAGCCTGATCGCCCAGGTCGCGGACGGGTATCTGAGTCTGCGTGAGCTTGACGAGCGTCTCGCCATTGCGCAACAAACCATCGACAGTCGCGAGGAGTCCCTGCGCATCTTCCGGCGTCGCTACGAAGTCGGCGCAAGCTCCAAGCTCGACCTGGCACAGGTCGAAACCCTGCTGACCCAGGCGCAGGCGCTCGGCGCGCAACTCGAACAGACCCGCGCGCTGCAACGCCATGCGCTGATGCTGCTGGTCGGCGGCCCTCTGACGGAGCTTCCGGCAGGCACGGGCGTCGGTGATGAGAACTTGATGCGTAGTCGTCTCGACCCCGGTCTGCCCTCCGACCTGCTGCTGCAGCGCCCGGACATCGTCGCGGCGGAACAGCGTCTGCGTGCGGCCAACGCCAACATCGGCGCGGCGCGCGCCGCGTTCTTTCCCAGCATCAGCCTGACCGGCTCGTACGGAAGCGCCAGCGCCGAACTCGAAGGCCTGTTCGAATCGGACAGCGAGGCCTGGTCGTTCTCGCCCAGCATCTCCCTGCCGATCTTCGATGCCGGCCGCCGCCGTTCCGCACTGGCGCTGGCCGAAGTGCGCCGCGATCTGTCGGTCGCGAACTACGAAAAGACCATTCAGTCGGCATTTCGCGATGTCTCCGACGCCCTGTCCTCGCGGCGCTGGCTGGCGCAGCAGGCGGCCTACCTGGAGGCCGCCGTGGCGGCACAGTCGGAACGCGCACGTCTGGCCCAGAAGCGCTACGACTTCGGCGCCGCGCCCTATTTCG
- a CDS encoding lysophospholipid acyltransferase family protein yields MLVKYLLLPLGFALIRLLAFTYRFRDGTPRPGADGKPYLLAIWHQNLFGGILAQTGRRHTVIVSRSRDGDPVAYLCSRLGHAVVRGSSRKRGIDKGGKEAKDEMIDFLKAGLPGAVTVDGPSGPAHVVKPGIIEMARQSGAPIVPYFPMPARYWRFKSWDAFRLPKPFSRIDIHYGAPVHVPADTRFEDFALHQAAIADSLKQMELLVCAPAVATRPGPALGAG; encoded by the coding sequence ATGCTGGTCAAGTATCTGTTGCTGCCGCTGGGCTTTGCCCTGATCCGGCTGCTGGCTTTCACCTATCGCTTTCGGGACGGCACACCGCGTCCGGGCGCGGATGGAAAGCCCTATCTCCTGGCGATCTGGCACCAGAACCTGTTCGGCGGAATCCTTGCGCAGACCGGTCGCCGACATACCGTGATCGTCTCGCGTTCGCGCGACGGTGATCCGGTGGCCTATCTGTGTTCGCGGCTCGGTCATGCCGTGGTGCGCGGCAGCTCGCGCAAGCGCGGCATCGACAAGGGTGGCAAGGAAGCCAAGGACGAAATGATCGATTTCCTCAAGGCGGGGCTTCCCGGTGCGGTGACCGTGGACGGACCGAGCGGCCCGGCCCATGTGGTGAAACCCGGCATCATCGAAATGGCCCGGCAGTCCGGCGCGCCGATCGTGCCGTACTTTCCGATGCCGGCGCGCTACTGGCGCTTCAAGAGCTGGGATGCGTTCCGTTTGCCGAAGCCGTTCTCGCGCATCGACATTCACTACGGTGCGCCCGTTCACGTTCCGGCGGATACGAGGTTCGAGGACTTCGCCCTGCATCAGGCGGCGATCGCCGATTCCCTCAAGCAGATGGAATTGCTGGTCTGCGCCCCTGCCGTTGCGACCAGGCCCGGACCGGCGCTGGGCGCCGGCTGA